From Cannabis sativa cultivar Pink pepper isolate KNU-18-1 chromosome 8, ASM2916894v1, whole genome shotgun sequence, a single genomic window includes:
- the LOC133030596 gene encoding uncharacterized protein LOC133030596: MELRGYPYTWERGRASGNLVEIDKALVSQRWLDQFHQVTLSNLPISSSDHTPILLEFHDSPHRDNYHFRFENSWCREPMCAQIVKACWENNSHLSLLDKIKVCSSQLDSRGKNLTGNFKNRIAKSKKKMTAMKHSGFDNYYQDYVTEKNNYFEILAQQEIYWKQRSKQFWLNAGDKNSKYFHATASSRKRNNQIYQLQKSNGDCLGWDTGLNEVISDYFVDLFTANGTFQNTVANDIRCSIDEDQNNILLQPISSDEVRHALF; the protein is encoded by the coding sequence ATGGAGCTCCGTGGATATCCCTACACCTGGGAACGAGGTCGTGCGTCTGGAAACTTGGTTGAGATTGACAAAGCCTTAGTTTCTCAACGATGGCTTGATCAATTTCATCAGGTAACTCTGTCTAACCTCCCTATCTCCTCTTCGGATCACACTCCTATATTGTTGGAATTTCATGACAGCCCCCATAGAGATAATTATCATTTTCGGTTTGAAAACTCCTGGTGTCGTGAACCTATGTGTGCTCAGATTGTGAAAGCTTGTTGGGAAAATAATAGTCACCTTTCTCTGCTTGATAAGATAAAAGTGTGTAGTTCTCAATTGGATAGTCGGGGGAAAAATCTTACTGGTAACTTTAAGAATCGGATTGCTAAAAGTAAGAAAAAGATGACTGCTATGAAACATTCTGGCTTTGACAACTACTATCAGGATTATGTAActgagaaaaataattattttgagatTCTTGCTCAGCAGGAAATCTATTGGAAGCAGAGATCCAAGCAGTTTTGGTTAAATGCAGGAGACAAGAACAGCAAATATTTTCACGCCACTGCCAGCTCTCGTAAACGAAACAATCAAATTTACCAGTTGCAAAAGTCGAATGGGGATTGTTTAGGTTGGGATACCGGTCTAAATGAGGTGATTTCTGATTATTTTGTTGATCTGTTTACAGCAAATGGCACCTTTCAAAATACTGTTGCTAATGATATTAGGTGTAGTATTGATGAAGATCAAAATAACATCTTACTACAGCCTATTTCATCTGATGAAGTTAGACATGCCCTTTTTTAA
- the LOC115701068 gene encoding transcription factor bHLH30, whose translation MEPFSWSSGVSNSDFEIRNDGYLGNSSIRCGLVLDSLKGELVEAPAKLERKGVSAERTIEALKNHSEAEKRRRARINSHFDTLRNLTPGAKKMDKASLLAEVISHLKDLKRKTAETSEDCAIPKDFDEVKVEPEDEMEGRPYSIRVSLSCDYKPGLLSDLRQALDALQLIIMRAEIATLGCRMKNVFVITACNEDKVHARSIYQALRSVLDKFAVSEQFIGATLSNKKRRASVFIP comes from the exons ATGGAACCTTTTTCGTGGAGTTCAGGCGTTTCTAACTCTGATTTTGAGATAAGAAACGATGGATACCTGGGAAATTCTTCTATAAGATGTGGGTTGGTTTTGGATAGCTTGAAAGGAGAGCTTGTAGAGGCTCCTGCGAAGTTGGAGCGAAAAGGGGTGTCGGCCGAGAGAACTATTGAGGCTTTGAAGAACCATAGCGAGGCAGAGAAAAGACGCAGGGCTAGAATAAATTCACATTTTGATACCCTTCGGAACCTAACACCTGGTGCAAAGAAG ATGGACAAGGCATCATTGCTTGCCGAAGTGATAAGCCACTTGAAAGATCTTAAGAGGAAAACAGCAGAAACGAGTGAAGATTGTGCTATACCTAAAGATTTTGATGAAGTAAAAGTGGAGCCTGAGGATGAAATGGAAGGAAGGCCTTATTCAATTAGAGTATCTCTAAGTTGTGACTATAAACCTGGGCTTCTATCTGATTTAAGACAAGCACTTGATGCTTTACAACTGATAATAATGAGGGCTGAGATTGCAACCTTAGGATGTAGAATGAAGAATGTCTTTGTTATAACCGCCTGCAACGAAGACAAGGTTCATGCAAGGTCTATCTACCAGGCTCTTAGGTCTGTACTCGACAAGTTTGCTGTTTCAGAACAGTTCATTGGAGCTACACTTTCTAACAAGAAGAGAAGAGCTTCTGTATTCATTCCTTAA
- the LOC115701053 gene encoding ABC transporter G family member 10-like codes for MHTLSKYTLAAFLRFCVFKAESVWCELVHLLLSTHSSHSIIYLISQSQSYFFMDSHSSPAKNSVYVAGGGEKTRYRIRTERLSYKLSRQVDEYSTWFFKREVSPTTYILKNVTCEARPGEITAVAGPSGAGKTTLLEILAGMIPLSRVSGHVLVNDQPMNVKNFRRVSGYVTQDEALFALLTVEETLMYSARLRMHGGYEKAVSRVKELLKVLGLEHVAGVRIGSESSRGISGGEKRRVSIGVDLVHDPDVLLLDEPTSGLDSASALHVALLLKTMAANQGKTILLTIHQPGFRILQLFDHILLLSNGVLLHHGSLHMLEERLSIAGHTIPRHVNVLEFAIEVTETLSSVMEESEIDDSEFEELNDSFRTSPLSASDIEKNQFLYANTPFREVLILSQRFFSNIFRTKQLFVARIIQALLAGFVLGNIFMKSAHDHDPKRVVFQTRIGFFAFSLTFLLSSTTEGLPIYLQERRILMRETSRGAYRVYSYVISNTLVFLPFLLVVAVLYTTPVYWLVGLRKEMDGFLYFSLVVWMVILMSNSFVACFSALVPNFITGMTLVAGIMGSFFLFSGYFITKEDLPRYWIFMHYLSLFKYPFECFIINEYGGEKGRQRCLANLGDQCVLYGDTFLEQKGLKEYQKWSNLSVMMGFIIGYRVLCFLILWFRTHRTRI; via the coding sequence ATGCACACGTTATCAAAATATACACTTGCAGCCTTTTTAAGGTTTTGCGTGTTCAAAGCAGAGTCAGTTTGGTGTGAATTAGTTCATCTTCTCCTCTCTACTCATTCCTCTCATTCCATCATATATCTGATATCACAGTCTCAAAGCTACTTCTTCATGGACTCACACTCATCGCCAGCCAAGAACTCGGTTTATGTCGCTGGAGGCGGCGAGAAAACCCGGTACAGAATTCGAACAGAAAGACTCTCCTACAAGCTGTCACGCCAAGTTGACGAGTACAGCACTTGGTTTTTCAAGAGAGAAGTGAGCCCAACTACTTATATTTTGAAGAACGTAACATGTGAAGCTAGACCTGGTGAGATCACAGCCGTGGCTGGGCCGAGCGGAGCCGGAAAAACTACTCTGCTTGAAATACTTGCAGGAATGATCCCTTTGAGCAGAGTCAGTGGCCATGTTTTGGTCAATGATCAGCCAATGAATGTCAAGAATTTCAGGAGAGTTTCTGGCTATGTCACTCAAGATGAAGCTCTTTTCGCTCTTCTTACAGTTGAAGAAACGCTTATGTATAGTGCTCGGTTGAGGATGCATGGTGGGTATGAGAAGGCCGTGAGCAGAGTGAAAGAACTGTTGAAGGTGCTTGGTTTGGAGCACGTTGCCGGTGTGAGAATCGGTAGTGAATCGAGCCGGGGAATCTCTGGTGGCGAGAAACGACGCGTTTCCATTGGTGTTGATTTAGTTCATGACCCGGATGTTCTTCTTTTGGACGAACCAACTTCGGGTTTGGACTCTGCTTCGGCTCTCCATGTGGCTTTGTTACTCAAAACCATGGCTGCAAATCAGGGGAAAACCATCTTGTTGACTATTCACCAACCGGGTTTTCGAATTCTCCAGCTGTTTGACCATATTCTCTTGCTCTCAAATGGTGTTCTTCTTCACCATGGCTCTCTCCATATGTTGGAGGAGAGGCTTAGCATTGCTGGTCATACCATTCCTCGCCATGTTAACGTGCTCGAGTTCGCCATTGAAGTGACAGAAACTCTGTCTTCAGTCATGGAAGAAAGTGAAATAGATGATAGTGAATTTGAAGAACTGAATGACTCATTCAGAACAAGTCCACTTTCAGCTAGTGATATCGAAAAGAATCAATTTCTCTACGCGAATACACCCTTTCGAGAGGTTTTGATACTGAGTCAAAGATTCTTCAGCAACATTTTCAGGACCAAACAGCTCTTTGTTGCTAGAATAATTCAGGCATTGCTTGCAGGGTTCGTACTTGgtaatattttcatgaaatctGCACATGATCATGATCCAAAAAGAGTGGTATTCCAAACCCGAATAGGGTTTTTCGCATTCAGTCTCACCTTCTTGCTTTCTTCCACAACAGAAGGATTGCcgatttacttacaagaaagGAGAATCTTAATGAGAGAAACATCCAGAGGAGCTTACAGGGTATATTCTTATGTGATATCAAACACGTTGGTTTTTCTTCCATTTCTGTTAGTTGTTGCTGTTCTTTACACTACCCCAGTCTACTGGTTAGTCGGATTAAGAAAAGAAATGGATGgttttctctatttttcacTGGTGGTTTGGATGGTCATTTTGATGTCCAACTCTTTTGTGGCTTGCTTTAGTGCACTGGTCCCAAACTTCATCACTGGAATGACCTTAGTCGCAGGGATTATGGGGTCTTTTTTTCTGTTTTCAGGCTATTTCATAACGAAAGAAGATTTACCCAGATATTGGATTTTCATGCATTACTTGAGTTTATTTAAGTACCCTTTTGAGTGTTTTATAATAAATGAGTATGGAGGAGAGAAGGGAAGGCAGAGATGCTTGGCAAATCTGGGAGACCAATGTGTCTTGTATGGAGATACATTTTTGGAGCAGAAAGGACTGAAAGAGTACCAAAAATGGAGTAACTTAAGTGTGATGATGGGATTCATTATTGGGTACAGAGTACTTTGTTTTCTTATTCTGTGGTTCAGAACTCACAGAACCAGGATTTAG
- the LOC115701066 gene encoding uncharacterized protein At1g03900 — protein sequence MEKEQKGPNDQERVEEEDTEALELVLYQVSECYVYMIPPRKTAASYRADEWDVNKWAWQGVLKVSSKGEECIIRLEDKETGELYARAFLRNGEPHPVEPVIDSSRYFVLRVEENIDGRLRHAFIGIGFRERTEAYDFQAALHDHMKYLDKKKTAEKMEQEFQRTSSVDYSLKDGETLVLQLKNNRSGQNVKSKFFEQGSNNSSPENKGDTKKEPKICIKPPPPPPAPLSPSATGQKSSPNFPTSFNLEEASKDGVVVPKKDDSNNTDSSENQSTDVPDDDFGDFQTAG from the exons ATGGAGAAAGAACAGAAGGGTCCAAATGATCAAGAAAGGGTAGAAGAGGAGGACACGGAGGCTTTGGAGCTTGTTCTCTATCAAGTCTCCGAGTGTTATGTCTATATG ATACCGCCGAGGAAAACAGCAGCTTCCTACAG GGCTGATGAGTGGGATGTGAACAAGTGGGCATGGCAGGGTGTATTGAAAGTCAGTAGCAAAGGAGAGGAGTGCATCATCAGACTTGAAGATAAGGAGACTG GTGAATTATATGCTCGGGCATTTTTGAGAAACGGAGAGCCGCATCCAGTGGAACCTGTAATCGATAGCAGTAG ATATTTTGTTCTTCGAGTGGAGGAGAACATTG ATGGTCGTCTTCGGCATGCTTTTATTGGCATTGGTTTTAGAGAAAGAACAGAAGCTTATGACTTCCAAGCTGCTCTGCATGATCATATGAA ATACCTGGACAAGAAGAAGACTGCAGAGAAGATGGAGCAGGAATTTCAGAGAACATCGTCAGTTGATTACAGCTTGAAAGATGGCGAGACTCTTGTTCTGCAATTAAAAAACAAT AGAAGTGGTCAAAATGTCAAGTCCAAGTTTTTTGAGCAAGGTTCGAACAATTCATCACCTGAGAATAAGGGTGATACCAAAAAAGAGCCCAAGATTTGTATCAAACCTCCGCCACCTCCCCCTGCTCCGCTTTCACCTTCTGCTACTGGTCAGAAGTCTTCTCCGAACTTTCCAACATCTTTCAATCTCGAGGAAGCTTCTAAAGATGGAGTTGTAGTACCAAAGAAAGATGATTCGAACAATACAGATTCATCAGAAAATCAAAGCACAGATGTACCAGATGATGATTTTGGAGATTTTCAAACTGCtggttaa
- the LOC115701061 gene encoding uncharacterized protein LOC115701061 → MDVQGITWVGNVYEKFEAMCLEVEEIMYQDTVKYVENQVQTVGASMKRFYSDVLQDLLPPSSLDSEKISPCGFIIEQDSGERNGRKPNVMKKKEHAKADDEQLTKTSKITPDIGEDVGLAPSFHVRDDVDDSCRPSEDCVKGVYSELGSRRHLDERNTSNMGVSLSQEKLTDVSYTSRPEKYLSGVSCCEFIKEIHEASRDQRGTMTIPFMEDGMKLDSVVESSDKIENEKECISEDCQSSIEIISLNSVGNSGEEMLIQLNSGLSAESNGILFDWNLDASKTETATENGAETVQQSDKMKLEETCVLVYENELSFPPQPEHKWRPYKKKIREALYSRMRSSRKQEYKKLALQYEDDKRLSQESREALTATMNAGTNILPRRDSCESEWELL, encoded by the exons ATGGATGTACAAGGAATAACTTGGGTTGGGAATGTATATGAGAAATTTGAAGCTATGTGCTTAGAGGTGGAAGAAATTATGTACCAG GATACAGTCAAATATGTTGAGAATCAGGTGCAGACTGTTGGGGCTAGTATGAAAAGGTTTTATTCAGATGTATTGCAAGATTTGCTTCCACCATCTTCCTTAGATTCTGAGAAAATATCACCATGTGGTTTTATTATTGAACAAGATTCTGGTGAACGAAATGGTAGAAAACCAAATGTAATGAAGAAAAAAGAGCATGCTAAGGCTGATGATGAGCAGTTAACTAAGACATCAAAGATAACTCCTGATATTGGCGAAGATGTTGGCCTTGCACCATCTTTTCATGTACGTGATGATGTAGATGATTCATGTAGACCTTCTGAGGATTGTGTAAAAGGCGTATATTCTGAGTTGGGTTCAAGACGACATCTTGATGAGCGCAATACTTCAAACATGGGTGTTAGTCTAAGTCAAGAAAAGTTAACTGATGTATCATATACAAGCAGACCAGAAAAATATTTGAGCGGAGTATCATGCTGTGAATTTATAAAAGAAATTCATGAAGCTTCAAGGGATCAAAGGGGTACAATGACAATCCCATTCATGGAGGATGGTATGAAGCTTGACTCTGTGGTAGAAAGTAGTGataaaattgaaaatgaaaAGGAATGTATATCTGAGGACTGTCAATCATCAATTGAGATCATCTCGCTGAACTCAGTTGGAAACAGTGGAGAGGAGATGCTAATTCAACTCAATAGTGGCTTATCAGCAGAATCAAATG GGATATTATTTGACTGGAATCTTGATGCAAGTAAAACTGAGACTGCTACTGAAAACGGAGCAGAGACTGTTCAACAAAGTGATAAGATGAAACTTGAGGAAACTTGTGTGCTGGTTTATGAAAATGAACTAAGTTTTCCTCCTCAACCAGAACATAAATGGAGGCCTTACAAG AAGAAAATTCGTGAAGCTCTATATTCTAGAATGAGGTCATCAAGAAAGCAGGAGTATAAAAAGCTTGCCTTGCAGTATGAGGATGACAAAAGATTGAGTCAAGAATCTCGAGAGGCTTTAACAGCAACGATGAATGCAGGGACGAATATATTACCACGGCGTGATTCTTGTGAATCTGAATGGGAACTTCTTTAG
- the LOC115701056 gene encoding protein trichome birefringence-like 1: METTSIIKEGWKWCNYFCIICCIIFVSLFNSNPYNSSFFDVQEMSLSPPLAPNASSHTNTSTLPLLEISRSLGNNNEQGNSSDQREEHLSRSIGNNNNEQFSSSDEREHCNMFEGKWIYDPQGSPLYDNSRCRFLSEQVSCRRNGRSDHEYEKWSWQPKGCNLPKFNGTQVLEKLRGKRVIIVGDSLNRNHWESLACLLYSSLPPSQAYVSHGSSSYKVFRAKEYKCTVEFYWSPYLVYTEVNKTSGERSLRLDKLSDSTKWKGADVMVFNTGHWWDHGGKHRVKNMSKTWKQMEEEGEFELQMAMETWSRWVDTNVDATKTRVFFRSISPEHKGKVFCYNQTQPIMDDSYLPPYPKRIVEIVERAILTMKTPVTYLNITNLSGTRKDAHPSIYKAKQGMKLMESQHKKPETFADCSHWCLPGVPDTWNRLLLAILLETPDSTS, translated from the exons TCATCAAAGAAGGGTGGAAATGGTGCAACTATTTTTGCATCATATGCTGTATCATCTTTGTTTCTCTTTTCAACAGTAATCCCTACAACTCAAGCTTTTTTGATGTTCAAGAAATGAGTTTATCACCACCATTAGCGCCCAATGCATCGTCACACACTAACACTAGTACCCTGCCATTATTGGAGATATCAAGATCCCTTGGTAATAATAATGAGCAAGGCAACAGTAGTGACCAAAGAGAAGAACATTTATCAAGATCCAttggtaataataataatgagcaATTCAGTAGTAGTGACGAACGAGAACATTGTAACATGTTTGAGGGAAAATGGATTTATGATCCGCAGGGAAGTCCTCTCTATGATAATTCGCGGTGTCGGTTCCTTAGCGAGCAAGTTAGCTGCAGGAGAAATGGCCGGTCTGACCATGAATATGAGAAATGGAGTTGGCAACCAAAAGGGTGTAACCTCCCAAA ATTTAATGGCACGCAAGTATTGGAGAAGCTAAGAGGAAAGAGAGTTATCATTGTTGGAGACTCACTTAACAGAAACCACTGGGAATCATTGGCTTGTCTTCTCTACAGTTCTTTACCTCCTTCTCAAGCCTATGTTAGCCACGGTAGTAGCTCCTACAAAGTCTTTAGAGCAAAG GAGTATAAATGTACTGTGGAGTTTTATTGGAGCCCATACCTAGTGTATACTGAAGTGAACAAAACTAGTGGAGAACGTTCTCTGAGACTTGATAAACTTTCTGACTCCACTAAGTGGAAAGGAGCAGATGTCATGGTATTCAACACCGGTCACTGGTGGGATCATGGAGGCAAACACAGAGT GAAAAACATGTCGAAAACCTGGAAACAAATGGAGGAGGAGGGTGAGTTCGAATTACAGATGGCCATGGAGACTTGGTCTCGTTGGGTTGATACAAACGTGGATGCGACCAAAACAAGAGTCTTCTTTCGTAGCATTTCACCAGAACACAAAGGAAAAGTATTTTGCTACAATCAAACACAACCCATCATGGACGATTCTTACCTCCCTCCCTATCCGAAACGAATTGTAGAGATTGTGGAAAGAGCCATTCTGACAATGAAGACTCCAGTAACTTATTTGAACATCACCAACTTGTCTGGGACCAGAAAAGATGCACATCCAAGTATTTACAAAGCAAAGCAGGGAATGAAATTGATGGAGTCTCAGCATAAAAAGCCTGAAACTTTTGCTGATTGTAGCCACTGGTGTTTGCCTGGAGTACCAGATACCTGGAACAGGTTACTGTTGGCGATTCTCTTGGAAACCCCAGACAGCACTAGTTAA